A stretch of the Peribacillus sp. ACCC06369 genome encodes the following:
- the ltrA gene encoding group II intron reverse transcriptase/maturase translates to MLMEQILERENLIQALKRVERNKGSHGVDGMPVQNLRPHLATEWYNMKTALLQGTYQPQPVRRIEIPKPNGGVRLLGIPTVLDRFIQQAIAQILTRIYDSTFSENSYGFRPNKQGHQAVRKAKSYITEGYTWVVDMDLEKFFDKVNHDKLMGMLERKIEDKRVLKLIRRFLQAGIMIGGLFHKSEEGTPQGGPLSPLLSNIMLDDLDKELEKRNLRFVRYADDSTIFVKTRKAAKRAMGNISSFIENKLKLKVNYEKSKYDRPWNRTFLGFSFTKSKKNPKVLLAKQTVKRVKKRIREMTSRKLPKPMKLRINKLKQYLRGWMGYFALIDTPNVLKNLDSWIRRRLRMCLWKQWKLPRTRVRKLKGLGAPFGKAYEWGNSRKGYWRIAHSPILDKTLNNVYWHHQGLVNLYERYTKLRQT, encoded by the coding sequence ATGTTAATGGAACAGATACTAGAGAGGGAAAACTTAATACAGGCATTGAAGCGTGTAGAAAGAAATAAGGGAAGCCATGGTGTAGATGGAATGCCGGTTCAAAACCTGAGACCGCACCTCGCAACTGAATGGTACAACATGAAAACTGCCCTTTTACAGGGTACCTATCAACCGCAGCCCGTCCGTCGTATCGAAATCCCGAAACCAAACGGCGGAGTTCGGCTATTGGGTATTCCAACCGTTCTAGACCGTTTCATTCAACAAGCCATTGCCCAAATATTAACCAGGATATATGACTCAACCTTTTCGGAGAATAGCTATGGTTTTCGCCCTAACAAACAAGGGCACCAGGCGGTTCGAAAGGCAAAGTCCTATATAACCGAAGGTTATACATGGGTAGTGGATATGGACTTGGAGAAGTTCTTCGATAAAGTGAATCATGACAAGCTCATGGGAATGTTAGAGCGGAAAATTGAAGATAAACGAGTTCTCAAACTGATTCGTAGATTCCTTCAAGCAGGCATTATGATAGGCGGACTTTTTCATAAAAGTGAGGAGGGAACTCCGCAAGGAGGTCCGTTAAGTCCTTTATTATCTAATATCATGTTAGACGATTTAGATAAAGAACTAGAGAAACGCAATCTTCGATTCGTAAGGTATGCGGATGACAGTACTATCTTTGTGAAGACACGAAAAGCCGCCAAACGTGCAATGGGAAATATCTCAAGCTTCATTGAAAATAAACTGAAGCTAAAGGTCAACTACGAGAAGTCGAAGTATGATCGCCCTTGGAACAGAACGTTTCTCGGTTTTAGTTTCACGAAGTCAAAGAAGAACCCGAAGGTTCTACTGGCTAAACAAACGGTGAAGAGAGTAAAGAAACGAATCAGGGAAATGACCTCGAGAAAATTACCGAAACCCATGAAACTCCGAATAAATAAGTTAAAGCAATACCTTAGAGGTTGGATGGGTTATTTCGCCCTCATTGATACTCCGAACGTTTTGAAGAATTTAGATTCATGGATTCGAAGAAGACTCAGGATGTGCCTATGGAAGCAATGGAAATTGCCAAGAACGAGAGTGAGGAAACTCAAAGGATTAGGCGCCCCATTTGGAAAAGCGTATGAATGGGGAAATAGCAGAAAGGGTTATTGGCGCATAGCGCATAGTCCTATTCTAGACAAAACCCTTAATAATGTTTATTGGCACCACCAAGGGTTAGTAAATCTATATGAACGATATACAAAACTACGTCAGACTTAA
- a CDS encoding carbohydrate kinase codes for MKKVFCIGETLIDFIPIQKERSLKEVTSFERVAGGAPMNVAIAIAKYGGNSVMLTKIANDNFGDYLMDVLRGNNVDTSYIIRSDEGETGLAFVSVDNFGERSFNFYRKNTADLLLSPDEVKSEWFNQGDLLHFCSVDLVESPMKQTHIKVIDRFNKMGGIVSFDPNVRLPLWPDEESCRRTILNFLPLADIVKVSDEELYFITNINKEKEAIKSLFVGNVKVVVYTKGSDGANIYLKNGEEYEDKGFKVIVSDTTGAGDAFIGGFLSELVSLEISNENLCERVSENHQRLLTFANASGALTASVKGAIQAAPGKRHVLNFISTQRAATKRGENGNL; via the coding sequence TTGAAAAAGGTTTTTTGTATTGGTGAGACATTAATTGATTTTATTCCTATTCAAAAAGAAAGATCTTTAAAAGAGGTTACTAGTTTCGAACGTGTTGCCGGTGGAGCTCCTATGAACGTTGCGATTGCAATTGCAAAATATGGTGGGAATTCCGTCATGCTAACCAAGATAGCTAATGATAATTTTGGTGATTATTTAATGGATGTGCTTCGAGGAAATAATGTAGACACTTCCTATATTATTCGAAGCGATGAAGGGGAAACTGGATTAGCCTTTGTATCTGTAGATAATTTTGGAGAAAGAAGTTTTAATTTTTATCGAAAGAATACAGCTGATTTATTACTTTCACCAGATGAGGTGAAGTCAGAGTGGTTTAATCAAGGAGATCTTCTGCACTTTTGCTCAGTGGATTTAGTTGAAAGTCCAATGAAACAAACTCATATAAAAGTGATAGACAGATTTAATAAAATGGGTGGAATAGTAAGTTTTGACCCTAATGTCAGGCTTCCTTTATGGCCTGATGAAGAAAGCTGTCGGCGTACCATACTAAACTTCTTGCCTCTAGCTGATATTGTAAAAGTATCCGATGAAGAATTATATTTTATAACAAATATTAATAAGGAAAAAGAAGCGATTAAATCCCTTTTTGTCGGTAACGTGAAAGTAGTCGTATATACAAAAGGAAGCGATGGCGCAAATATTTATTTGAAAAATGGAGAGGAATATGAAGACAAAGGATTTAAAGTAATTGTTTCGGATACAACTGGGGCAGGTGATGCATTTATCGGAGGTTTCTTATCCGAACTAGTGTCACTTGAAATATCTAATGAAAATCTATGTGAAAGAGTGAGTGAAAATCATCAACGATTACTTACTTTTGCAAATGCAAGTGGAGCACTCACTGCTTCCGTAAAAGGAGCTATTCAGGCAGCACCTGGAAAACGACATGTATTAAATTTTATATCTACTCAACGGGCAGCAACAAAGAGGGGCGAGAATGGAAATCTGTAA
- a CDS encoding glycoside hydrolase family 32 protein, with protein sequence MNRIKQAEEALKNAKTKINNRYRLGYHIMAPANWINDPNGFTQYKGEYHAFYQCHPYDANWGPMHWGHIKSKDLIHWEHLPVALAPGDACDTDGCFSGSAVDNNGELTLIYTGHHYTDKEKDLFYQNQNIAVSTDGITFEKVGENPVIAKPPVDSAHHFRDPKVWKHNDAWYMVLGNSTKENVGRVILYRSSDLLKWEYIGVLAQSDGSLGYMWECPDFFELDGKYILMISPQGIKSNGDLYNNLFQTGYLVGDYNYETNEFVHGSFTELDNGHDFYAVQTLLDDKGRRIAIGWMDMWESNMPTKADGWCGALTLPREITLGDHNKILMNPVGELVLLRDSEHNECTNQSISESYLIETKEDLLEVKAVFDLTNCSAQSVGLKIRGVHHEETVLTYHLDKQQLTLDCSKSGKVEDGVRNTILETNKELSLRVFIDRSSIEIFANDGQTTMTSRIYPNEDRLGIELFTEKGDVQVKEITYWNLKDIWK encoded by the coding sequence ATTAATAGAATTAAACAGGCTGAAGAGGCACTGAAGAATGCAAAGACAAAAATAAATAATCGTTATCGATTAGGTTACCATATCATGGCTCCAGCTAACTGGATTAATGACCCGAACGGTTTCACACAGTATAAAGGGGAATATCATGCATTTTATCAATGCCATCCATATGATGCAAATTGGGGGCCAATGCATTGGGGCCATATAAAAAGTAAAGATCTCATTCATTGGGAGCATTTGCCTGTTGCTTTAGCTCCTGGGGATGCTTGTGATACAGATGGATGTTTCTCAGGAAGCGCCGTTGATAATAATGGTGAACTAACCCTAATCTATACAGGACATCACTATACAGACAAGGAAAAAGATCTCTTCTATCAAAATCAAAATATTGCGGTCAGTACGGATGGCATAACATTTGAGAAAGTTGGAGAAAATCCGGTTATTGCTAAACCACCAGTAGATAGTGCACATCACTTCCGTGATCCAAAGGTGTGGAAGCACAATGATGCCTGGTACATGGTTTTAGGAAATTCGACGAAGGAGAATGTCGGAAGAGTTATTTTATACCGTTCTTCTGATCTATTGAAGTGGGAATACATTGGTGTTCTTGCACAAAGTGATGGCTCGCTTGGATATATGTGGGAGTGTCCGGACTTCTTTGAATTAGATGGAAAATATATTCTAATGATCTCTCCTCAAGGTATTAAATCAAATGGAGATTTATATAATAATCTATTCCAAACAGGTTATTTGGTTGGAGATTATAATTACGAAACAAACGAGTTTGTTCATGGGTCATTTACTGAATTAGATAATGGACATGACTTTTATGCAGTTCAAACACTATTAGATGATAAAGGTCGTCGAATTGCGATTGGTTGGATGGATATGTGGGAGTCAAACATGCCAACTAAAGCAGATGGATGGTGTGGAGCCTTAACATTACCACGCGAAATAACACTAGGGGATCATAACAAGATTTTAATGAATCCTGTTGGGGAATTAGTCTTATTACGAGATTCTGAACACAATGAGTGTACAAATCAATCCATTTCTGAAAGCTATTTGATAGAAACGAAAGAGGATTTACTTGAAGTGAAAGCTGTGTTTGACTTAACTAATTGTAGTGCTCAATCTGTAGGTCTAAAAATTCGTGGAGTTCACCACGAAGAAACAGTATTAACGTATCACTTAGATAAACAACAGCTAACACTTGATTGCTCCAAGTCAGGAAAAGTGGAAGATGGTGTTAGAAACACAATACTTGAGACAAATAAAGAGCTTTCCCTACGTGTATTTATTGATCGATCCTCCATTGAAATCTTTGCGAATGATGGACAAACGACCATGACAAGTCGTATCTATCCGAATGAAGATAGACTAGGAATTGAGTTATTTACTGAGAAGGGTGATGTACAAGTCAAGGAAATAACCTATTGGAACCTAAAAGACATCTGGAAATAA
- a CDS encoding MFS transporter, giving the protein MKVSKKLYWMLSAYFFFFFFTWSSSYSLFSIWLGQEINLSGSATGIIFSVNAIFALCMQPLYGYISDKIGLKKKILSFISLLLVFVGPFYIFIYGPLLKYNVFWGAVVGGIYLAVAFLAGIGAIESYIEKISRKYDFEYGKSRMWGSLGWAAATFFAGQLFNINPNINFWVASVSAIILVAIIMSVKIEMTDQEMNKADSIKLKDVGQLFLLKDFWFFMMYIIGVTCVYSVYDQQFPLYYASLFPTESLGNQVFGYLNSFQVFLEAGMMFLAPFIVNKFGVKNSLILAGFLMAFRIIGSGIVVGPIGISSMKLIHALELPIMLIAIFKYLAANFDTRLSSVLYLVGFQFASQVGASILSPLAGGLYDSVGFRNTYLIMGIMVFCFTIISIFTLKGSKKRKGLNGNVERLRKII; this is encoded by the coding sequence TTTCAAAAAAGCTGTATTGGATGTTAAGTGCGTATTTTTTCTTTTTCTTTTTTACTTGGTCTTCTAGTTACTCTTTATTTTCCATTTGGTTAGGACAAGAAATAAATTTAAGTGGGTCAGCTACAGGTATTATCTTTTCTGTAAACGCTATCTTCGCCTTATGTATGCAGCCACTATATGGTTATATATCTGACAAAATAGGTTTAAAGAAAAAAATATTATCTTTCATTAGTTTGCTTCTCGTATTTGTAGGACCATTTTATATCTTCATCTATGGACCATTATTAAAATACAATGTCTTTTGGGGCGCGGTTGTTGGAGGAATCTATTTAGCAGTTGCTTTTCTAGCTGGTATTGGAGCGATTGAATCATATATTGAGAAGATTAGCCGTAAATATGATTTCGAGTATGGAAAATCGAGAATGTGGGGCTCTTTAGGGTGGGCGGCAGCTACATTTTTTGCAGGACAGCTGTTTAATATTAATCCAAATATCAATTTCTGGGTTGCATCTGTTTCAGCAATCATATTAGTGGCCATTATTATGTCTGTGAAAATAGAAATGACGGATCAAGAGATGAATAAAGCTGATTCTATTAAATTAAAAGACGTTGGACAACTTTTTTTATTAAAAGATTTCTGGTTTTTCATGATGTACATAATTGGGGTGACATGCGTATACAGTGTTTATGATCAGCAATTCCCTCTTTATTACGCCTCTTTATTTCCGACTGAATCGTTAGGCAATCAAGTATTCGGATATCTAAACTCGTTCCAAGTATTTTTAGAGGCTGGAATGATGTTTCTTGCTCCGTTTATCGTAAATAAGTTTGGTGTAAAGAATAGTTTAATTCTAGCAGGATTTTTAATGGCCTTCCGAATCATCGGTTCTGGAATTGTTGTTGGGCCAATCGGAATTTCTTCGATGAAATTAATTCATGCTCTAGAATTGCCTATAATGCTAATTGCTATTTTTAAATATTTAGCAGCGAATTTCGATACCCGCCTATCTTCTGTGCTTTATCTAGTTGGTTTCCAATTTGCATCTCAGGTAGGTGCATCTATTCTTTCACCACTTGCAGGTGGATTATATGACAGTGTAGGATTTCGTAACACCTATCTCATCATGGGAATCATGGTTTTTTGTTTTACCATTATTTCAATCTTTACTTTAAAAGGTTCTAAAAAAAGAAAGGGCTTAAATGGCAATGTGGAAAGGTTACGAAAGATAATATAG